The Paenibacillus tianjinensis genome has a window encoding:
- the ltrA gene encoding group II intron reverse transcriptase/maturase, whose translation MRSHEVQRQQNISQESLRQREAVKPPGYAGAPSSSSAQIAPSSREAESNLLERMLEGDNLRLAYKRVVQNGRAPGVDNVTVANLQAYLKTHWESVKAELLAGAYRPASVKRVEIPKPGGGVRLLGIPTVMDRFLQQALLQVMNPIFDAEFSWYSYGFRPGKSAHDAVKQAQRYIQSGLRWVIDLDLEKFFDRINHDMLMARVARKVTDKRVLILIRAYLNAGVMVNGKLERSREGTPQGGPLSPLLANILLDDLDKELAGRGLRFVRYADDCNIFVASKRAGERVMESVSRFVEGKLKLKVNRDKSAVARPWHRKFLGFSFLSQKQATIRLAPKTISRFKERIRELTNRTWSISMEERIRQVNRYVMGWLGYFHLASAKKHLQTLDQWIRRRLRMCLWKQWKRVRTRIRELRALGVPEWACFTMANSRRGAWEMSRNTNNALPTSYWEGKGLKSLLSRYLELC comes from the coding sequence ATGCGTTCGCATGAAGTGCAAAGACAGCAGAATATCTCGCAAGAGAGCTTACGGCAAAGAGAAGCGGTGAAGCCGCCAGGGTATGCCGGAGCGCCGAGTTCTTCGTCGGCACAAATCGCCCCTTCCTCTCGCGAAGCAGAGAGCAACTTGCTGGAGCGAATGCTCGAAGGAGACAACCTTCGGCTCGCGTATAAACGAGTGGTACAAAACGGAAGAGCGCCCGGTGTGGACAATGTAACGGTAGCGAATCTACAAGCTTATTTGAAAACACATTGGGAATCGGTGAAAGCCGAACTTCTAGCGGGGGCTTACAGACCTGCGTCAGTCAAACGGGTGGAAATCCCCAAACCCGGAGGCGGTGTAAGGCTACTAGGCATCCCAACCGTTATGGACCGTTTTCTCCAGCAGGCGCTTCTACAAGTCATGAACCCGATCTTTGACGCAGAGTTCTCCTGGTATAGCTATGGCTTTCGACCGGGGAAAAGTGCACATGACGCCGTGAAACAAGCGCAAAGATATATCCAAAGTGGCCTCCGGTGGGTCATAGACCTCGATCTGGAGAAATTCTTTGACCGGATAAACCACGACATGCTGATGGCAAGAGTGGCGCGGAAAGTGACAGACAAAAGAGTACTGATCCTGATTCGTGCGTATCTGAACGCCGGAGTTATGGTGAACGGAAAGCTGGAACGTAGCCGGGAAGGAACGCCCCAAGGCGGTCCGCTCAGTCCGCTTTTGGCAAACATTCTACTGGACGATCTGGATAAGGAATTGGCCGGACGCGGGCTGCGTTTTGTACGCTATGCGGACGACTGTAATATCTTTGTGGCGAGTAAACGAGCGGGCGAACGGGTCATGGAATCGGTTAGCCGATTTGTAGAAGGAAAGCTGAAACTGAAAGTGAACCGGGATAAAAGTGCGGTAGCAAGACCGTGGCACCGAAAGTTCTTAGGTTTCAGTTTCCTGAGTCAGAAGCAGGCAACGATTCGATTAGCTCCGAAAACAATCTCGCGATTCAAGGAAAGAATCCGTGAACTAACGAATCGAACGTGGTCTATTTCCATGGAAGAGCGAATTCGCCAAGTGAACCGGTATGTGATGGGATGGCTTGGCTATTTCCATCTGGCGTCGGCGAAGAAACACCTCCAAACGCTGGACCAGTGGATTCGGAGAAGGCTGCGAATGTGCCTGTGGAAACAATGGAAACGAGTGCGCACACGGATCCGCGAACTCCGGGCGCTTGGGGTGCCTGAGTGGGCCTGTTTCACGATGGCAAACTCACGGCGAGGCGCATGGGAAATGTCCCGGAACACAAATAATGCCCTTCCCACTTCCTACTGGGAAGGGAAAGGGCTGAAAAGTTTGCTTTCACGTTATTTGGAGCTTTGTTAA
- a CDS encoding 5-formyltetrahydrofolate cyclo-ligase, with protein sequence MTGQSALLAELKRELRAERAAVRDKLPEDQREVLSALVCGHAAEWLAREGVETLLAYVPFRSELDTRPLIDGAWAAGRKVLLPRVIQSIGKMSLHPVNSWKELAAGAYGIQEPVSAQACEPGGQYRPDAVFVPGLAFDRRGGRLGYGRGYYDRLRAAWEAELPASAGAPLWIGLAFGQQLIREVPMDYHDAYMDMLITEDGIMDFRKEKQHGTKPF encoded by the coding sequence ATGACAGGCCAGAGCGCCTTGCTCGCCGAATTAAAGCGGGAACTGCGCGCGGAGAGAGCCGCCGTCCGCGATAAGCTGCCGGAAGACCAGAGAGAGGTGTTGTCTGCTCTGGTCTGCGGTCATGCAGCGGAGTGGCTTGCACGGGAAGGTGTAGAGACACTGCTAGCCTACGTGCCGTTTCGTTCGGAGCTGGACACACGCCCGCTGATCGACGGCGCTTGGGCAGCGGGCCGTAAGGTGCTGCTGCCCCGTGTGATCCAGTCCATAGGAAAGATGAGCCTGCATCCGGTAAACTCATGGAAAGAGCTTGCCGCCGGAGCCTATGGTATCCAGGAGCCTGTTTCCGCCCAGGCTTGTGAACCCGGCGGGCAGTACCGTCCGGATGCTGTATTCGTGCCCGGACTGGCTTTTGACCGCCGCGGCGGAAGGCTCGGGTACGGACGCGGCTATTATGACCGTCTGCGGGCGGCCTGGGAAGCAGAGCTTCCGGCATCCGCTGGAGCTCCGCTGTGGATCGGCCTGGCATTCGGTCAGCAGCTGATACGGGAGGTACCCATGGATTACCATGATGCCTATATGGATATGTTGATTACAGAAGACGGTATCATGGATTTCCGGAAGGAGAAACAGCATGGAACTAAGCCATTTTAA
- the tsaE gene encoding tRNA (adenosine(37)-N6)-threonylcarbamoyltransferase complex ATPase subunit type 1 TsaE, whose amino-acid sequence MDINDETVFTYRSYSLQDTELLAAAIAAAATAGMVIGLDGDLGAGKTAFSQGFARHLGVQGIVNSPTFTIIKEYDGRLPLYHMDVYRISLQEADELGLDEYFYGQGVCLVEWSSIITDLMPPRHLHIYMETAGPEERIITITGTGEPYGELCRALIQKWGKQG is encoded by the coding sequence TTGGACATTAACGATGAAACGGTGTTTACTTACCGTTCGTACAGCCTCCAGGATACGGAGCTGCTGGCAGCTGCGATAGCCGCCGCAGCCACAGCCGGTATGGTGATTGGCCTCGACGGGGATCTAGGTGCGGGGAAGACGGCATTCTCGCAAGGTTTTGCGCGCCATTTGGGCGTGCAGGGGATTGTTAACAGTCCTACTTTTACTATAATCAAAGAGTATGATGGGCGTCTGCCGCTGTATCATATGGATGTATACCGGATCTCGCTGCAGGAAGCGGACGAGCTTGGACTGGACGAATATTTCTACGGGCAGGGAGTATGCCTGGTGGAATGGAGCAGTATCATTACAGACTTGATGCCGCCGCGGCATCTGCATATATACATGGAAACAGCTGGACCGGAGGAACGTATCATTACGATAACCGGAACCGGAGAGCCGTATGGTGAATTGTGCCGGGCGCTGATCCAGAAGTGGGGTAAACAAGGATGA
- the moaC gene encoding cyclic pyranopterin monophosphate synthase MoaC — translation MELSHFNEQGRARMVDVSDKEITKRSAAARSKVKMDPGTLDAIKAGRIGKGDVLAVAQVAGIMAAKKTADWIPMCHPLPLTGIDIRFSDNSKDELYIEATVKTTGLTGVEMEALTAVSAAALTVYDMCKALQKDMVIGPTMLVSKSGGKNGDYALEA, via the coding sequence ATGGAACTAAGCCATTTTAATGAGCAGGGCCGGGCACGTATGGTGGATGTCAGCGACAAGGAGATCACCAAGCGGTCAGCCGCTGCGAGAAGCAAGGTAAAGATGGACCCCGGGACGCTTGATGCTATCAAGGCCGGCAGAATCGGTAAAGGGGATGTACTGGCTGTCGCTCAGGTCGCAGGAATTATGGCCGCCAAAAAAACAGCCGACTGGATCCCGATGTGCCACCCGCTGCCGCTGACCGGCATTGACATCCGCTTCTCGGATAACAGCAAAGATGAACTTTATATAGAAGCAACTGTTAAGACAACCGGGTTGACCGGTGTGGAGATGGAGGCGCTGACGGCTGTTTCAGCAGCAGCGCTGACGGTATACGACATGTGCAAGGCGCTGCAGAAGGACATGGTTATCGGACCGACGATGCTGGTGTCCAAGAGCGGCGGGAAAAATGGGGATTATGCGCTCGAAGCTTAA
- a CDS encoding DMT family transporter has translation MRPIILGVCSALFFAVTFVLNRRMELSGGSWAWSASLRYLFTLPFLVAIVAGRGRLKPLLSAMKEHPAAWLLWGTVGFGLFYAPICFAAAYAPGWLTAGTWQLTIISGSLLAPFFGRWVNGPDGRVYERGRIPLRGLGLSLIILAGVVLLQAEQARELAASQVLLGIVPVLIASFAYPLGNRKMMELCGDRLDVFQRILGMTLGSLPFWLVLALIGYADAGLPSGSQAGQSLIVAVSSGVIATVLFFRATDMVRSSMSGLAAVEATQSLEVLFALAGEMLILSSPLPSLLSWIGIAVIIIGMALHSMFSHRALSRTPRAKSPKLPPPVAAGSEE, from the coding sequence GTGCGTCCTATTATACTAGGCGTCTGCTCGGCGCTGTTTTTTGCAGTAACTTTTGTGCTTAACCGGCGGATGGAGCTGTCAGGGGGGAGCTGGGCATGGAGTGCCTCGCTGCGCTACTTGTTTACATTGCCGTTTCTGGTGGCGATTGTGGCTGGGCGCGGCCGGCTGAAGCCGCTGCTGTCAGCGATGAAGGAGCACCCGGCGGCATGGCTGCTCTGGGGAACGGTCGGCTTTGGCCTGTTCTATGCTCCGATCTGCTTCGCAGCTGCATATGCTCCAGGCTGGCTGACAGCCGGAACCTGGCAGCTGACGATTATTTCCGGCTCGCTGCTCGCCCCCTTCTTCGGCCGATGGGTGAACGGACCCGACGGGCGGGTCTATGAGCGCGGCAGAATCCCGCTTCGCGGGCTCGGATTGTCACTGATTATTCTGGCCGGAGTGGTGCTGCTCCAGGCTGAACAAGCCCGCGAGCTGGCAGCATCTCAGGTATTGCTGGGCATCGTGCCAGTCCTGATTGCTTCCTTCGCCTATCCGCTCGGCAACCGCAAGATGATGGAGCTGTGCGGAGACCGGCTGGACGTCTTTCAGCGCATTCTTGGCATGACTCTGGGCAGTCTCCCTTTTTGGCTGGTTCTGGCGCTCATCGGCTATGCAGATGCCGGACTGCCTTCAGGCTCCCAAGCAGGACAATCGTTGATTGTTGCCGTCTCTTCCGGAGTGATCGCTACCGTCCTGTTCTTCCGAGCCACGGATATGGTACGCAGCAGCATGAGCGGGCTCGCGGCAGTGGAGGCCACCCAGTCGCTTGAGGTATTGTTCGCCCTGGCCGGTGAAATGCTGATTCTGTCCTCACCGCTGCCTTCACTGCTGTCATGGATAGGTATTGCTGTCATTATCATCGGGATGGCTCTGCACAGTATGTTCTCCCATCGCGCACTGAGCAGGACGCCGCGGGCCAAAAGCCCGAAGCTCCCTCCCCCCGTGGCTGCAGGCAGCGAGGAGTAG
- a CDS encoding ABC-F family ATP-binding cassette domain-containing protein, producing MLLQATGISKSYGIQSVLDGISLQVNEKERVGLVGVNGAGKSTFLQILAGEMSFDSGQIHKSKETTIGYLAQNSGLQSDKTIQEEMLAVFAPLIEAEAELRQMEASIADPKLADDPKRYEDLLERYAKRSDWFKDHGGYEMNTRIRSVLHGMGFGEFAPDTPIATLSGGQKTRLALARILLQAPDLLMLDEPTNHLDIETLTWLEDYLRNYAGGILVVSHDRYFLDRLVTTIVEIERHQSRRYTGNYSRYMELKAAEYEIRMKQYEKQQDEISRMEDFVQRNIVRASTTKRAQSRRKALEKMDRIDKPLGDLKKASFSFEPDFMSGKEVLQVRDVAVSFSEEAAPLFRNASFELRRGETAALIGPNGIGKSTLLQCMTGTREPSAGTVNWGAKVKIAYYDQEQTRLNPRNTVLEELWSEYPMLEEARIRTILGNFLFSGEDVLKRVAALSGGEKARVALSKLMLRGANMLILDEPTNHLDLVSREVLESALIDFEGTLLFISHDRYFLNKMAERVLELHPGGIDQYLGNYDDYVEKKKELEAIALEEAELTAAKASRNTDLEAAADKGSASSYEADKAAKREERNRQRRISELEETIARLEEEIAGIEHEMTKPEVYQDYMALQEHENDLKDKKTQLSERFDEWEQLADE from the coding sequence ATGCTTCTTCAAGCGACAGGAATTTCGAAATCATATGGTATTCAAAGCGTGCTGGACGGCATCAGCCTGCAGGTGAATGAGAAGGAACGGGTTGGACTGGTAGGCGTTAACGGGGCCGGCAAATCCACCTTTCTGCAGATCCTCGCGGGTGAGATGTCTTTTGACAGCGGGCAAATTCATAAATCCAAAGAAACAACTATCGGCTATCTGGCCCAGAACAGCGGACTTCAGTCGGACAAAACGATTCAGGAGGAGATGCTCGCTGTATTTGCTCCCCTGATCGAGGCGGAAGCCGAGCTGCGGCAGATGGAGGCGAGCATCGCTGATCCTAAGCTTGCCGATGACCCGAAACGGTATGAGGATTTGCTGGAACGGTATGCTAAACGGTCGGACTGGTTCAAAGACCACGGCGGTTATGAGATGAATACACGCATCCGCAGCGTGCTGCACGGGATGGGCTTCGGAGAATTCGCACCGGATACGCCGATTGCCACCTTAAGCGGAGGACAGAAGACACGGCTCGCGCTGGCCCGCATCCTGCTTCAAGCCCCGGATCTGCTCATGCTCGATGAGCCTACGAACCATCTGGACATTGAGACGCTGACGTGGCTGGAGGATTATTTGCGCAACTATGCCGGCGGAATTCTGGTCGTCTCCCACGACCGGTATTTCCTCGACAGGCTGGTTACTACGATCGTTGAAATTGAGCGGCATCAGTCCCGGCGGTATACAGGCAACTATAGCCGTTATATGGAGCTGAAGGCTGCGGAATATGAGATCCGCATGAAGCAGTACGAGAAGCAACAGGATGAGATCTCCCGGATGGAGGATTTCGTACAGCGTAACATTGTGCGCGCTTCTACAACCAAACGTGCCCAGAGCCGGCGCAAAGCTCTGGAAAAAATGGACCGCATCGACAAGCCGCTCGGTGACCTGAAGAAAGCCAGCTTCTCCTTCGAGCCTGACTTCATGTCCGGTAAAGAGGTGCTGCAGGTGCGTGACGTTGCCGTATCGTTCAGCGAAGAAGCCGCGCCGCTCTTCCGTAACGCGTCCTTTGAACTGCGGCGCGGCGAGACAGCAGCACTCATCGGCCCGAACGGGATCGGCAAATCAACGCTGCTGCAGTGCATGACCGGTACCCGGGAACCCTCTGCCGGAACCGTGAACTGGGGAGCCAAGGTGAAGATCGCTTATTACGATCAGGAACAGACAAGGCTCAACCCCCGGAATACGGTTCTGGAGGAGCTATGGAGCGAATATCCGATGCTTGAAGAAGCCCGGATCCGTACCATTCTCGGCAACTTCCTGTTCAGCGGGGAGGATGTCCTGAAGCGGGTCGCAGCGCTCAGCGGCGGTGAAAAAGCACGCGTGGCACTATCTAAGCTGATGCTGCGCGGCGCAAACATGCTTATTCTCGATGAGCCTACCAACCATTTGGATCTGGTCAGCCGCGAGGTGCTGGAGTCCGCCCTGATCGATTTTGAAGGAACCCTGTTATTCATCTCCCATGACCGTTATTTCCTTAACAAAATGGCGGAGCGCGTATTGGAGCTGCATCCCGGCGGCATCGACCAGTATCTTGGCAACTATGATGATTATGTGGAGAAAAAAAAAGAACTGGAAGCCATTGCCCTGGAAGAAGCCGAACTTACAGCAGCCAAAGCCTCGCGCAATACCGATCTTGAAGCTGCAGCGGATAAAGGCAGTGCTTCCTCTTATGAGGCCGACAAAGCGGCCAAACGGGAGGAGCGGAACCGGCAGCGGCGGATTTCAGAGCTGGAAGAAACCATCGCCCGCCTGGAGGAAGAGATCGCCGGCATTGAGCATGAAATGACCAAACCCGAGGTTTATCAGGATTACATGGCGCTTCAGGAGCATGAGAATGACCTTAAGGACAAAAAAACGCAGCTAAGCGAACGGTTTGACGAATGGGAGCAGCTGGCTGACGAATAA
- the tsaB gene encoding tRNA (adenosine(37)-N6)-threonylcarbamoyltransferase complex dimerization subunit type 1 TsaB has protein sequence MMNENNGPRKRLLALDTSTAVLGVAVTEDGRLLHEINASGERNHSVHLLPIIEQALQASGTEASMLGGVAVGLGPGSYTGTRIAVTAAKTLAWAWKVPVVGISSLHALAWGGYAAIQEKQAAAAAEQAARTEGFGPDWIIPLLDARRGQVYTGLFTSCGLRAPQRLEPDAIRLMADWVMYLSDRLKQAEAEGSRPRSVWFVGETALHGSGDSLRPLLGAADVHAEPYELEGRWAALLGEERLLEGSGGDDIHGLIPNYTQLTEAEANLRRSSEGSASKV, from the coding sequence ATGATGAACGAAAATAATGGGCCGCGCAAGCGGCTTTTGGCGCTGGATACGTCAACGGCTGTCCTGGGAGTAGCTGTAACTGAAGATGGCAGACTATTGCATGAAATTAATGCATCCGGGGAGCGGAACCATTCGGTGCACCTGCTGCCGATAATTGAGCAGGCCTTACAGGCCAGCGGTACAGAGGCCTCGATGCTTGGCGGAGTGGCTGTCGGCCTGGGTCCGGGATCATACACGGGTACCCGGATTGCGGTGACTGCTGCCAAGACACTGGCCTGGGCCTGGAAGGTGCCGGTCGTCGGCATTTCCAGCCTGCATGCCCTGGCTTGGGGCGGCTATGCTGCTATACAGGAGAAGCAGGCTGCTGCTGCGGCTGAGCAAGCTGCACGGACGGAAGGATTTGGTCCGGACTGGATTATTCCTCTGCTCGATGCACGGCGGGGACAAGTCTACACAGGGTTATTCACATCCTGCGGGCTCCGTGCTCCGCAGCGCCTTGAACCGGATGCTATCCGCCTTATGGCTGACTGGGTGATGTATTTATCAGACAGGCTAAAACAGGCGGAGGCAGAGGGCAGCAGACCCCGGTCCGTCTGGTTTGTCGGAGAGACTGCGCTGCATGGCAGCGGGGACAGTCTTCGTCCGCTGCTGGGAGCAGCGGACGTACATGCGGAGCCTTATGAGCTGGAGGGGCGCTGGGCAGCGCTCCTTGGTGAGGAACGCCTGCTGGAGGGCAGCGGCGGTGACGATATTCACGGGTTAATCCCGAATTATACCCAGCTTACTGAAGCGGAAGCCAATCTGCGCCGGAGCAGTGAAGGGAGCGCGAGCAAAGTATGA
- the rimI gene encoding ribosomal protein S18-alanine N-acetyltransferase, with amino-acid sequence MTEPTRAGEQESGPVFRLMKLEDIPEILVIEREAFTMPWTEEAFRNELTHNHFAKYMVMELAGHIIGYAGMWAIVDEAHVTNIALLEAYRGRKWGDRLLEELMKTASFLGMKSITLEVRVSNEVAQNLYRKKGFRPAGTRKGYYSDNREDALIMWADLPEYGEQGLTEGSVDLK; translated from the coding sequence ATGACGGAACCTACGCGGGCGGGAGAACAGGAGAGCGGTCCTGTATTTCGCCTGATGAAGCTTGAGGATATTCCAGAGATTCTCGTGATCGAACGGGAAGCTTTTACGATGCCCTGGACGGAGGAAGCGTTCCGTAATGAGCTGACGCATAATCATTTTGCCAAATACATGGTGATGGAGCTGGCCGGCCATATCATCGGCTATGCCGGGATGTGGGCGATTGTCGACGAGGCCCATGTGACGAACATTGCCCTGCTCGAAGCTTACCGGGGACGCAAATGGGGCGACCGGCTGCTGGAGGAGCTGATGAAGACGGCGAGCTTTTTGGGCATGAAGTCGATTACGCTAGAGGTCCGGGTCTCGAATGAGGTGGCCCAGAATTTATACCGCAAAAAAGGTTTCCGGCCGGCCGGTACCCGTAAGGGGTATTATTCGGACAACCGTGAGGATGCGCTGATTATGTGGGCGGATCTGCCGGAGTATGGAGAGCAAGGGTTGACGGAAGGAAGCGTGGATCTAAAATGA
- a CDS encoding 2-isopropylmalate synthase — protein MIIPVKKRIQIFDTTLRDGEQAPGASLTPEQKIILAYKLAELGVDVLEPGFPISSPGDFAAVETISRKVQGVEICGFARAVRGDIDAAVRATRDAERRRIHLFISSSDIHLRHQLRKSRPEVVAAAREMTAYARQFCEVVEFTAMDAARTGIDDLIEMVEAVIEEGASIINLPDTVGYALPHEYGEMFRKVRLGARGGEKVSYSAHCHNDLGLAVANSLAAIAGGATQIEVTVNGVGERTGNCALEELVMALETRGDALGAETGIVLDKLYDTSRIISGAMHFPIAYNKPVVGRNAFQHESGIHQDGLLKDRSTYEIMDPERLGIPRSMIILGKHSGRHALKDRAAKYGIALDAAELDALYESFKETADRQKAVSDDELLRMVSTATGQQAQVYELGDVQVLAGSAPRRVAAVTVRHLQNGTEKAYTSTGSGPLEAVIAAISQGITEHISFAGLELHSLGSGENAQAEAAVMVEWEGGKFRGTAIHQDIVMAAGIAYIAACNAALLSAQVEQVREEAFPVVE, from the coding sequence ATGATTATACCGGTGAAAAAACGGATTCAAATTTTTGATACAACGCTGCGTGACGGCGAACAGGCTCCGGGAGCGAGCCTGACGCCGGAGCAAAAGATCATACTCGCTTATAAGCTGGCTGAGCTGGGTGTGGATGTGCTGGAACCGGGCTTTCCGATTTCGAGCCCGGGGGATTTTGCCGCTGTGGAGACGATCTCCCGCAAGGTGCAGGGCGTGGAAATCTGCGGATTTGCCCGGGCAGTCCGGGGAGACATTGATGCCGCAGTACGGGCGACCCGGGATGCTGAGCGGCGGCGGATTCACCTGTTCATCTCCTCTTCCGACATACACCTGCGCCACCAGCTGCGCAAAAGCCGCCCTGAGGTCGTCGCAGCCGCCCGTGAAATGACAGCCTATGCCCGGCAGTTCTGCGAGGTCGTAGAGTTCACGGCGATGGATGCAGCCCGGACCGGAATCGATGACCTGATTGAAATGGTGGAGGCTGTCATTGAAGAGGGAGCCAGCATCATCAACCTGCCGGATACGGTCGGATACGCCTTGCCGCATGAATACGGGGAGATGTTCCGGAAGGTGCGCCTTGGCGCCAGGGGCGGAGAGAAAGTCAGCTACAGCGCCCATTGTCATAACGATTTGGGGCTTGCCGTAGCCAACAGCCTGGCAGCCATTGCCGGCGGGGCAACCCAAATCGAGGTTACCGTAAACGGCGTAGGCGAACGCACCGGAAACTGTGCGCTGGAAGAGCTGGTCATGGCCCTTGAGACCCGCGGCGATGCCCTCGGTGCGGAAACGGGGATCGTGCTGGATAAGCTGTATGATACCTCACGGATCATCAGCGGGGCGATGCATTTCCCGATTGCCTACAACAAGCCTGTCGTCGGCAGAAATGCCTTCCAGCATGAGTCCGGCATCCATCAGGACGGTTTGCTGAAGGACCGCAGCACGTACGAGATCATGGACCCTGAGCGGCTGGGGATTCCGCGCAGCATGATCATTCTGGGCAAGCACTCCGGCAGGCACGCACTTAAGGACCGCGCGGCGAAGTATGGGATTGCCTTGGATGCGGCGGAGCTGGATGCCCTCTACGAATCCTTCAAAGAGACAGCCGACCGCCAGAAAGCGGTCAGCGATGACGAGCTGCTGCGGATGGTCAGCACGGCTACCGGACAGCAGGCCCAGGTCTACGAGCTGGGCGATGTTCAGGTGCTGGCCGGCAGCGCCCCGCGGAGGGTGGCGGCAGTGACGGTCCGCCACCTGCAGAACGGCACAGAAAAAGCGTACACCAGCACCGGTAGCGGTCCGCTGGAAGCGGTCATTGCTGCAATCAGCCAGGGAATCACTGAGCACATCAGCTTTGCGGGACTGGAGCTGCATTCACTCGGTAGCGGAGAGAATGCCCAGGCTGAAGCTGCGGTTATGGTGGAATGGGAAGGCGGTAAGTTCCGGGGGACAGCGATCCATCAGGATATTGTGATGGCAGCAGGGATCGCTTATATCGCCGCCTGCAATGCGGCACTGCTCTCCGCCCAGGTGGAGCAGGTCCGGGAAGAAGCTTTTCCTGTAGTGGAATAG
- the tsaD gene encoding tRNA (adenosine(37)-N6)-threonylcarbamoyltransferase complex transferase subunit TsaD codes for MNTETGAIEPVLILAIETSCDETSVAVIKDGHEVLANIISSQIETHRAFGGVVPEVASRKHVEVITLVIEEALTAAGVQPGELTAVAVTQGPGLVGALLVGVVAAKSLALAWGKPLIGTHHIAGHIYANRLVKELQYPCMTLVVSGGHTELVNMEREGEFRIIGRTRDDAVGEAYDKVARALGFPYPGGPHVDRLAREAAEAVALPRVWLEPDSYDFSFSGLKSAVLNVVNQSKMKGLEPDVAGIARGFQESVVEVLVEKAVRAVKACEAKQLLLCGGVAANKGLRETLVSRCEAEGIELIIPPPVYCTDNAAMIGAAAYVKWRHDGSTSLDMVADPGLSLEKWSVTAY; via the coding sequence ATGAATACTGAAACAGGCGCTATTGAGCCTGTACTTATATTGGCTATTGAGACGAGCTGTGATGAAACCTCAGTAGCAGTCATCAAAGACGGACACGAGGTGCTGGCGAATATTATTTCCAGCCAGATTGAAACTCACCGCGCCTTCGGCGGCGTAGTGCCGGAGGTTGCCTCACGTAAGCATGTCGAGGTGATCACCCTGGTGATCGAGGAGGCGCTGACAGCCGCAGGGGTACAGCCTGGGGAGCTTACAGCTGTCGCGGTTACGCAAGGACCGGGACTCGTCGGCGCGCTGCTGGTGGGTGTTGTTGCGGCCAAAAGCCTCGCGCTGGCCTGGGGTAAGCCGCTTATCGGCACGCATCATATTGCCGGGCACATTTATGCCAACCGGCTGGTGAAGGAATTGCAGTATCCGTGCATGACCCTAGTTGTATCCGGGGGACATACAGAGCTGGTTAACATGGAGCGCGAAGGAGAATTCCGGATTATCGGACGCACCCGCGATGATGCGGTCGGTGAAGCCTACGACAAGGTTGCCCGCGCACTTGGCTTTCCGTATCCGGGCGGTCCGCATGTAGACCGTCTGGCCCGTGAAGCGGCAGAAGCGGTAGCCTTGCCCCGTGTCTGGCTGGAGCCGGATTCCTATGATTTCAGCTTCAGCGGTCTGAAGTCTGCTGTGCTGAATGTGGTGAACCAGAGCAAGATGAAGGGACTGGAACCGGATGTGGCCGGCATCGCACGCGGCTTCCAGGAATCTGTAGTCGAGGTGCTGGTGGAGAAGGCCGTCCGGGCTGTCAAAGCCTGTGAGGCCAAGCAGCTTCTGCTCTGCGGCGGGGTTGCCGCCAACAAAGGGCTGCGTGAAACACTGGTCTCCCGCTGCGAGGCTGAAGGCATAGAGCTGATCATTCCTCCGCCGGTGTACTGCACGGATAATGCCGCGATGATCGGTGCTGCGGCCTATGTGAAATGGCGGCATGACGGCAGCACATCGCTGGATATGGTTGCCGATCCCGGTTTGTCGCTGGAAAAGTGGTCTGTGACCGCCTATTGA
- a CDS encoding H-type small acid-soluble spore protein, with protein MDIKRAKDIYASKEMISVHLDGEPVWIERVDEANGMATVQVGSRPTNTHTVGVERLEEQRS; from the coding sequence ATGGACATTAAGCGGGCAAAGGACATTTATGCTTCCAAGGAGATGATCTCTGTACATTTGGACGGGGAGCCAGTGTGGATTGAGCGTGTGGACGAAGCAAACGGCATGGCTACGGTACAGGTGGGTTCACGTCCGACAAATACACATACAGTGGGTGTGGAGCGGCTGGAAGAGCAGAGAAGTTAG